Within Colletotrichum destructivum chromosome 11, complete sequence, the genomic segment ACAAGTGAGGACAGGCCAGGGAGTGCCCACCCCTTTGTAGCGGAGCCGTGCTTAATGGGTGGGTTCTACAGTACATATGCTCCATTTTATACTCCATTTGAGAAGGGCAACCAAAAGCTTCCGCAAGCCTTGCTCTTTTTGTAGTAGTGTACTCAATCGCATGGTGCCTGACAAGGGGAATGGCGCCACTATTTCCAGGATGCGTCTCCTGTACTTCTGCCTCTTCTCTGGCGTCTGTGAAAGGTTCTCTGAGTGGAGACTGAAAGCGCCCGTGGCCTGCTTTTTGCAAGGGTTGAAGATGGCCATGGGGCAAAGCCGCTCATTACACCTGTGAACTGCTCTTGGCATAGCACCCACTGGCTCAAGCGTGGCTGTTGGAATGGCACCTCCAGATCGGCACTCTGGTTCGCCAACGTACGACAGGGCGCCTTTCTCAAGGGGATGCAAGACCCACTTTCTTTTTATACATATCACGCAGAGAGCGCTTGTGTATCTTTGCGGATCATCCGATTGGATACAAATGCCTGAGGCGGGTCTGTAATCAACTGTCAGAATTGAATTCAGATGCCCTAGGTTTCATTACATCAGCCTCAACAAGCTTCCAGTGACAGATTCCTGTTCTTTCTCGAAATCATCCTTTCCTTGCTTCTGTGTTCTCCGTCGCTTCCTCTGATTCTGAGCGTTAGGGCCGAGTGAGCCTAGGGGTCGACGACTGCGAAACTCGGCCCGCTCGAAATCCACAATCATAACGTTACCACTTCTTTGATCGTACAGGATGTTGCGCGGCTCCGCATCATGGTGAAGAATGCGCAGCCTATGGATTCTGTTGTAAGCCGCGGCAACCTTATTCACGATATCGATCTTGGTAGTTTGGTTGATGTAGTCAAACAGAGGTAGTCCAGCCCAGCTGAGGAACAAGAAGTGCTTAAAGACACCACTGTCGTAGTAATATGGGAGGACTAGATCCACACTACCGAGGCATACCGGTACATGTGTCCCCTGGATGGGCTGCAGTCGATCGTATAAATCGTTCTCGTGTCGTAGTCGACCAAGGTCAACACTCTCAACGCCTTTGGCAACAAGTGTGTAGCCGGAGGATGATAGCCGTACCTTGAAAAGCGACCCAATCGACCCGGACAGGTAGAGTGGTACGGCGTCCGCATCGCGGCCGCGGTCTTGGGCGAGCTGAATTAGGATGGATCGGAGGAATTGTTCCCGATTTATGTGCTGGTGTCCATGATCTTCCAAATTAGGACAGGTCTTGTCCATTGACCCGCCATACGCCAATCCTCGGAGGCATTTTGAAGTGCAGAACGGGCGGTCTTGTATCcttttttgtttcttttgcCCTTCCTGTCGATGTTGACCCCGTTCGCCTGCCGAGCCTGCGCCCGTTGGCGAAGTGATGGCGTTTTTGTTAGAACGAGTTGATCGACTTGGTGTAGGGGAAGGCTGAGtgtcttcttcatcgtcgctgCTATCGTCCCGTAGACTTGTGTTCGTGTCGGGTTGCTTGCAGCGAGAGCGTGTCTGGATCGGCGAGCGCTTGAAACCTCGCCAGCGTTGGGGTTTGTAGGGAGAGGCGAGAGCTTGCTTGCCCTTACGTACGGATTCGGGGATTTTTCTCAGGACGTCGTCATATTCTACAGCCCAGGTGTCGAGGGCTGCAGCCGCGTCATGCCAGCTCGGAGGAGGCGGCTCGACACGCAGGGCCTGTATGATGAAAGCGAAGACCTGCGCGACAGCCGTACGGTGAAGCCTattctcgtcgtcatctAGGACGTCCAGATTGGGGACGCATACGTGATAGCGGACGGTAGTGGGATCATCTGGAATGTGTAGGAAGACGAAGGCCTCGCCTGTACACACGTATCCATACTGGATGCCCTTGCCAATCATATAGGAGAAGAGCTGGGtgacaacggcggcagcaagcgCCTTCGAAGCATACGCGAACCCCTCGCCGTCTTTGTTGATCACGTCGCGTTCCGGCTGGATCTCGAACGCCAGGCCTGTGGCGACCTCGTTGCGCCCCAGCTTATGCGGCGCCTTATACTCGATCGCCACGGCAGGAATGTTCCGACCGTCGGAGGTGCGTTGTATGCAGAACTGGTCCGCCCGATTGCCCTTCCCCCGCGCTCTACGCTGGGGCTTGTGGCTCGGCGGTCTCGAGGCTGGGGCCGGTTGGCCTGTATCGCCCTTCTCGATGGACACACGATGCATGTGTTCAGATAAGCTGTCGTCAGTCTCGCCAAGGTTCGTATGGCTCTCGAACGTCACAGTTCCCTGTAAGCCAAGATCGGTTCGCAGTCGCAGGTTATTGTACGCCTCATCGACGAGTTTCTTCACCGCGTTTTCGACAGTATCGCGTTCGTAATTCCGGAGCCCAATTTCGCTACTAATCGGGCTGACCAGGGACATCACATAGTCCAATTGATGTTGAGATGGGAAGAGGGGCTGGGAAGAGAATTGCTGGTCCAAGAAATGGGCCCAGACCTCTTCTTGTGCTGTTGCGAAGTCGTCCCACGGGATAATTCGTCGAGGATAAATTCGACCGGTCGGGTTGGTCGTGTCGCCTTGCGTAGTTAGGGAGCGGTCGGTAACGACCTGAATGGCGAGACTGAGCGAGTGGCAGGCCTCGAGATAAGCCTGAAGTGTTTTTGGTCGTGAAGTTTTCGCAAgttcctcggcttcctcgcgTTGGTGTTCAGCTTCCTCGCGTCGGTGTTGTTCTTCCTCGCGTCGGCGTTCAGCTTCCTCAcgtcgttgttgttcttctcgaagTTGCTGACGCAGTTTGGCAAGTTCACCCTCCATTGTGGTGAGACTGAAGGGAGTTGAAAAATAACAAGGTTCTGGCAGTGATGGTTCGATTGTAATTGACACATGGGGGATGATATGGAAAAGTGGGAAGGTGGTATGAAGACCTGACTCCTGGGTGATTAGGTAATTTACCTCAAGGTGCCCCCTAGCGTAGAGGCTGTGCAGAGCCTCCTGTGGCTGAGGTGGAACTGCCTTAACAAGCGCTCTCAGCTAGCGTTTTTCACGAGTGAATCGGCTGAGTGACTGGGATTTGAGCGTCAATCTGTACCATGCTAGGACGCTGAGTGGACACAACCCCGGACGACAAGGAAGCGCGCAGATACACATGGCAGATATTAGGGAAAGGGGCGATGCATTAAGAGCACAACGATGTGAGGATACAGACAAGCGCAAGAAGCGGGGTAGATTACGTAGATGAGGATATAGAGGTGttgtgacagaatccatgcatgcttctatgcgagtcatggacataacccattcagaatggtctgactgtacttaaacaggccagcctgtcatttccacctggccctagctctgcTAGacttattaggatagcattaggtccacaagcctgtggtgataccatccactctttagtacgaataagacactcttttctgctcactcatatatgcatattccgctggccaccctgactatCCGTCAGTCTACATCGCAACATCGTGACCCACAATAACCAGCACCGTCTCATTACTACGTCTTTGTCCGAGAATAGTTCAAGAGTTGTCGAACCGGACGCCGGTTCGAATCTAGCTGTGTCGAGACCAACTTTGAGTAGGCCTAGACATTGTTTGAGCCCTGAGAAGTCCCTATTCCGATAGTCAGCACGCTTACCGCACAGGTATTCGGAGTGCCCTATGGAGACGCATGGGAACAGGTCGATGGGCAGGCAGCCTGACGGTGCTAGCCAGAATGACAGATGCCTGAACCAGCCTGCCGCCTATCAACCTCTCCACTCGGCGACTCCCTCATCCTGCGCATATCGCAACCCGTATCCTGCTGGCCGAACTCTTCGAACACGCCCGCGCCATCCCGCACCGGTATTATATCCATCCGTCCCATATTCTTCGCACTAAGAAGGTCGCATACGAGGAGGCGGGCCCAGGTCGATGTTGTCGGTTGGATCACTGTGGTCGGATACGCCTAGGGTAGCTCAACAGGTGCGTCCTGATCGCAGACGATGCCAAGGACATTAGTAATACGCTGAATACGTCGTAAAGAAGCTTGAGGGGCGCTGTGGTCGCCAGGCACAGGTCGGGACGGAGAGGTGGCTCGAACTGAGAGGACGGTGGCAATCGCGCAATTACCAAGTGGGGGCTCGGTGAGGGGTTTACCGACGAGAAAGCACGTGACACCTCCCTTTTTTCAACCTCATCCCAGGCATTCTGTGGGGTCGTGACATGCGGCGTCCTCTTTTCCCGTCTCACACTCGGACATGCAAGGCAAGCGCCATGAACACCAAGATACATAGCTCCACACGTGATGTTGTGATTTCCGTCGCAGCACCAAGAGGATGCGCCCCAGATCAGAAAAGTTACAGTAGAAGGAGGAGAGCGGATGATGAATCATTTTTCTTCAACAGAGGGCGCATTACACAGAATATGGAGACTGGCATCTATTTTGGAACAGCTGGTCCTGGTTCGTCAACAGGGGAAAGTGGAGCGTCTCgggtcatcgtcggcgcTTCGGCTATTTGCGGCGCTGCTAGCCGCTGTTCAAAGGATGCGCTTTCCATGACACGATACCTACACCGTCTAGACGGTATCATCTAACCTGTGATACCAACAACATTCGACTCTATTCGTTGAAAGCTCCTAAATTACTGGCCCGCATTAGTGAAATCTCGAAACAGCGCAATGTCCTCGAATCTCCCTGCCAAGCTCTCAACTTTTGCTGCGTCCGGGTCTGTCATTGCAAGATCTAGGTCAACCATAAACGTAGCTCGTACGTCTTCTTTGGCATGGTTATTTTGCGTTTCCTGGATATGCTCAAGACACTGTCGCGCCTCAGTCCCAGATATATGCCCGTCTCTCAGCGACATTGTGAGCAAACCACGTGTGATGACCTCGGCAACCCGGTAAGACTTCCGAAGGCCTTCGTAGGCGTATATGCAGGTGAGAAAGTAGAAGCGCCACTCCGGATTCTCTGTCTCGTGCAGCACCTCGTTGGCCACGTAGATTAGGGCACTTTGCCAGAGAAGAGTATATGCTGACGATTCGTAGTTGCACCGATACCTTACGATGAGCCGCTTGAGCTGGCTGACTGATGCGTTGAAGGCGGCGCTAGGGGAAGCTAGGCGAGAAGCAAATGTCTTGAGACGGAGGCTTTCGTATCTCGAAGAGCGAACGAATGGTCTGAAGATATCGAGGATAGCGGCATGAAACCATATGCTGAGGGGAATCTTGTTAGCTGAGTGAAATGAGAACTTGCAGAGACCGCAAGAGTGAATGAGCATACTGTAGAATAACCACATGATGAGGACAGCCATCCCTCAGCATTTGATCTGAGGACAAGGCTTCAATCCAAGCAAGGAGCTCACGGAACTTGAACTCAGCGAAATCAAGTGAGACATGGTCAGGAAGAGGGTTCGGCCACTTCTTGTAATATGCCAGGGTAACGTCATGTATGATGAGCCAAAACCTACACAACGCCGGGAAAGTATGACCCATGTAAGGAGGTAAACCCTCTTCCGAAACCTCGCAGCTGAGCCTGTCTGATTCATCTCGAGTTACACTACGAACTGGTTCTGTAGGTACCGGATAGATGGGTGGATAGACGGGGTACTCGAGTCCGGGTTGTTGGTAAAATAGCGTGGTAAGGCTGCAGG encodes:
- a CDS encoding Putative protein kinase; the encoded protein is MEGELAKLRQQLREEQQRREEAERRREEEQHRREEAEHQREEAEELAKTSRPKTLQAYLEACHSLSLAIQVVTDRSLTTQGDTTNPTGRIYPRRIIPWDDFATAQEEVWAHFLDQQFSSQPLFPSQHQLDYVMSLVSPISSEIGLRNYERDTVENAVKKLVDEAYNNLRLRTDLGLQGTVTFESHTNLGETDDSLSEHMHRVSIEKGDTGQPAPASRPPSHKPQRRARGKGNRADQFCIQRTSDGRNIPAVAIEYKAPHKLGRNEVATGLAFEIQPERDVINKDGEGFAYASKALAAAVVTQLFSYMIGKGIQYGYVCTGEAFVFLHIPDDPTTVRYHVCVPNLDVLDDDENRLHRTAVAQVFAFIIQALRVEPPPPSWHDAAAALDTWAVEYDDVLRKIPESVRKGKQALASPYKPQRWRGFKRSPIQTRSRCKQPDTNTSLRDDSSDDEEDTQPSPTPSRSTRSNKNAITSPTGAGSAGERGQHRQEGQKKQKRIQDRPFCTSKCLRGLAYGGSMDKTCPNLEDHGHQHINREQFLRSILIQLAQDRGRDADAVPLYLSGSIGSLFKVRLSSSGYTLVAKGVESVDLGRLRHENDLYDRLQPIQGTHVPVCLGSVDLVLPYYYDSGVFKHFLFLSWAGLPLFDYINQTTKIDIVNKVAAAYNRIHRLRILHHDAEPRNILYDQRSGNVMIVDFERAEFRSRRPLGSLGPNAQNQRKRRRTQKQGKDDFEKEQESVTGSLLRLM